From the Callithrix jacchus isolate 240 chromosome 22, calJac240_pri, whole genome shotgun sequence genome, the window ccagttagaatggcgatcattaaaaaatcgggagacaacagatgctggagaggatgtggagaaataggaacactcttacacagttggtgggagtgtaaattagttcaaccattgtggaatacagtgtggcgatttctcaaggatctagaaatagaaattctaatttttttgagacagtctcactttgtcacccaggctgtagtgcagtggcacaatctcggctcactgcaacctctgcctcccgaattcaagggattctcctgcctcagcctcccaagtagctgggactacaggcacatgccaccatgcctggctaattttttgtgtttttaatagagataggatttcaccatgttggccaggatggtctcgatctcctgacctcaggttatccacccaccttggcctcccaaagtgctgggattccagccgtgagacaccacacccagccattttattttatttattatttagggttttttttttgagatggagtcttgctctgttacccaggttggagtgcagtggtcttggctcacttgcAGTCTAATTTTAGATGTGTAAAACAAGCCTCATGGAATTAGCAAAAGCTCTCCCACATGCCTTAAAGCAGAAATCTCTACACTGGATTTTTATTCCTTATATAAAAGGTATAAACATCTAATGAAATCTCTCCACATTCCTAATAATGCAGCGTCAGTCCACTCTAAGTCACTAAATGTTGGGTGAGGTCACATTTCTTACtttcacagtaaaagaaactttcttttttttttttttttgagacggagtttcgctcgttacccaggctggagtgcaatggcgcgatctcggttcactgcaacctccgcctcctgggttcaggcaattctcctgtctcagcctcctgagtagctgggattacaggcacacgccaccatgcccagccatttttttgtatttttagtagagacggggtttcaccatgtcgaccaggatggtctcgatctcttgacctcgtgatccacccgccctggcctcccaaagtgctgggattacaggcgtgagccaccgcgcccggcccaagaaactttcttttcttgatgTTGATTTTCACAGGGTCTGTCACCACAGGAGGTGGAAGTGAGTTTTAAGATCTGATGAGCACCTGCAGACTTCTTCACATGCCCTACATTCAGAGAACGTCTCTCCTGTGACTGCTTTTGTGtttacactaacactaatgatagcttaTGAATGAGAAAAGATCACATAcaaaatttcattatattttaagaaagcttACAAATGTGTGTTGGtgcacattcaaagccatcctgacctgcgggttggacaagcttgatctaAAGCTTTCCCCAAGTTCCTCAcagtattagtttcctagggttgCTGTACAAAGTAACACAGACCAATGATTTCACCAAGAGAAATTTATTGCCTCACAGTTGTGGAGCCTGCAAGTCCGATATCAAGGTGAAGACAGGGTTGGTTTCCTCTGGAGGCCAAAATGAAAGCATCCGTTCCAGGTCTCTGCCCTTGgcctgcagatggccaccttctggTGGGTTCACAGTCTCCTCCATGTGTATCCTTCCTTCACTTTCTCTCATAGGGACATCAGTGATGTTAGATTAGGGATCGAACTTAACAGCCTCATTTGAAGTTACTCACCTGTTTAAAAACCTTACATCCAAAGAGTTATATTGTAAGGAACCAGGACTTAGGGCTTAAAAATATGGAGTGGGGCATCGTCCAGACCATACCATTTAAATTGCAGAGTTTCTCTCCAATGTGAGTTCACATATGCACATTAAGGTTTGTGAGATTCAGAAAGCAATTCCCAGACTCtctacattcatagggtttctctccagtgaaATTTCTGATGTGTTTGGTAAGGCTTGGGAATTCAGTGAAGTAGTTTCCACATTCCCTACTGACGCAGGGTCTTCTCCACTGTGAATTCATATGTGTTCATGAAGACCTGAGAtacaaagctgcttccacatttttacattcatagggtttctcccgGTGAGTTTTCATGTATTCAGTGAGAACAGGGACACCTTTAGGTTTCCCCACATTCCTTACCCTgacagtttctcatctccatgcCTTTTTTCATGATTTCGAAAGGAACTGGAAGaactgaaggctttcccacactccttacattcatagggtttctccccAGTGTGAGTTCGTTCATGTAACTGAAATGAATTGGAGTAACTGAAGGATTTCCCACACCGTTTACATTCGtagggtttttctccagtgtggATCCGCATGTGAAGGTTCACACACGTGGGAAacttaaaggctttgccacattccatACATGTGTATGGTTTTTTGGTACTGTGGGTCCGCATGTGATTATTAAGACTAGAGGAATGTGTAAATGCCTTCCCACATTCCAGGCACTCAAACGGCTTCTCTCCGGTGTGAATTCTCAAATGTCCACTAAGATTTGAAGAAATAgcaaaggctttcccacatttgACACATTCAAaaggcttctctccagtgtgagttctTACATGTTCACTCAGGCGAGAGGATCTGGcaaaggccttcccacattccttgCATTCGTAGGGCCTCTCTCCACTGTGAGTTCGTGCATGCTTGGTAAGGTCTGAGTTCTGAGTGAAGGCTTTCCCACAGTCCTTACATTTATAGGGTTTTATTCCAGTGTGAATTCGAAAGTGATCACTGAGGCATGAGGAATTTCTAAAGGATTTTCCACATGTCTTACATTCAAAGGGGTCCTCTGCAGTGtgagtttttaaatgttcagtAAGTTGAGAAGATCTGGTGAAGGCCGTTCCACATTCCTTGCATTCATAAGGCTTCTCACCCACATGAATTTTGATATGTTGACTTAAGCATGAGGAAACAGTGAAGGCTTTCCCACAATCCTTACATTTATaaggcttctctccagtgtgagtttTTCTGTGCTGAGTAAGCTGACAAGACCTagtgaaggctttcccacactcCTTACATTCATAGGGAATGTCTCCAGTGTGGGTTCCCATGTGAATATTAAGGTATGCAGAATATCTAAAGCCctttccacattccttacatttgtagggtttttcTGAACTGCGAGTTTGTATATGCACAGCAAGGTCTGTGGAGTGAATAAAGCCTCTCCCACATTCCTTCCATTCATGGGGACTTTCTCCATTGTGAGTTCTTAAATGTCCCTGAAGGTGTGACTGATTAATGAAGGATTTCCCAGAGTCACTGCAATCAAAAGCTTTCTCCCCTATGCATGTTCCCTGATAAACAACATCTGGAGTCAGGTTGAAGGCTTTTCTACACTGATTAAACACAGAACAGTGCTCTCCGGAAGAGGTTCTCTTGCATAGGGTAAGGAAGTCTACTCCATACTGATGACACTGAAATGAGCTCTTGCTATTTTGAGTTCTCACATGTGTGTTAAGGCATGAGTGTTCGCTGGAGACATCTCCACACTGCTTAACATCATCCCCTACATTGTGGCTTCCCGTCTGTTGATAAAGGAATGAATGGTGATTAAAGGACTGTTCAGACACATTCACACATTCCACTCATCTGAAGAGAGGAACATTGTGATGGTTATATTCATTTTCACTACACTGATATAAGTACTGcccttttgatttctttccaGGAAAATGATGAAAAGCTCCTGCCAGGCTGTGCCATCTACTCTAATCTCAAATGTCCATAGAGTTttatgaaattgttttaaaaactcactATCTAGTTACAAATGTGTACTTGagggaaactataaaacacttgAGTGttggctagacatggtggctcacacctgtaatcccagcactttgggagaccaaggcaggtggatcgactcaagtcaagagtttaagaccagcctggtcaacatggtgaaaccctgtctctactaaaattacaaaaattagctgggtgtggtggcacatgcctgtactcccagctactcaggagagtgagagaagagaattgcttgaacccaggaggtggaggctgcagtgagtcgagatcagcactccagcctgggcaacatagcaggacttcatctaagaaaaaaacaacagtaagTGTCAAGTTAGGTTTCAAGCATCCCCAAGTCATCATATGCCAAGTCTCTCCAGAGGCATTATCCCTCTTGGGAATGCTACTTTTCTCAAAAAGCTCTCAttctgctaattttcttttttcttttaatgtaattaaattaagtttttaaagccacgatcttgctatgttgaccaggctggtctcgatctcctggccttaagagatcctcccacttcagcctcccaaagtgctgggatgacaagtgtgagccatcatgcccagcttctttctgattttctatAATGGAattccaaattatctttaaatgtgAAAACGAAGACATATCCTTGTTCATCTTACCATTTGAATCCCACTAGAGGTTGGCTCCCCAAAAAAATCCTGCTGAAGGGCCGACTGTTTGGTTTTAAGTTGCACTTTCCATTCTAAagttaaagagaaaaggaaatgtaagGGTTTAGAGACATATATGGTAGATAGATGGAGCTGCAAACGAGAGGgatcatttatatttgttttcaaattaaccatggtaacaaaaaacaaacacaaagacagATTTGAAGATTTTATATCAAAAAATTGGCAATAATAAGGATATAGGGTCAACATTTTAC encodes:
- the ZNF266 gene encoding zinc finger protein 266 isoform X1 yields the protein MAATDLSYGLYRDPVCLQEKTEVERMVADCLTNCYQDSVTFDDLAVDFTPEEWTLLDPTQRNLYRDVMLENYKNLATVGCQLFKPSLISWLEQEESRTVQRGDFQEWKVQLKTKQSALQQDFFGEPTSSGIQMTGSHNVGDDVKQCGDVSSEHSCLNTHVRTQNSKSSFQCHQYGVDFLTLCKRTSSGEHCSVFNQCRKAFNLTPDVVYQGTCIGEKAFDCSDSGKSFINQSHLQGHLRTHNGESPHEWKECGRGFIHSTDLAVHIQTRSSEKPYKCKECGKGFRYSAYLNIHMGTHTGDIPYECKECGKAFTRSCQLTQHRKTHTGEKPYKCKDCGKAFTVSSCLSQHIKIHVGEKPYECKECGTAFTRSSQLTEHLKTHTAEDPFECKTCGKSFRNSSCLSDHFRIHTGIKPYKCKDCGKAFTQNSDLTKHARTHSGERPYECKECGKAFARSSRLSEHVRTHTGEKPFECVKCGKAFAISSNLSGHLRIHTGEKPFECLECGKAFTHSSSLNNHMRTHSTKKPYTCMECGKAFKFPTCVNLHMRIHTGEKPYECKRCGKSFSYSNSFQLHERTHTGEKPYECKECGKAFSSSSSFRNHEKRHGDEKLSG
- the ZNF266 gene encoding zinc finger protein 266 isoform X3 → MLENYKNLATVGCQLFKPSLISWLEQEESRTVQRGDFQEWKVQLKTKQSALQQDFFGEPTSSGIQMTGSHNVGDDVKQCGDVSSEHSCLNTHVRTQNSKSSFQCHQYGVDFLTLCKRTSSGEHCSVFNQCRKAFNLTPDVVYQGTCIGEKAFDCSDSGKSFINQSHLQGHLRTHNGESPHEWKECGRGFIHSTDLAVHIQTRSSEKPYKCKECGKGFRYSAYLNIHMGTHTGDIPYECKECGKAFTRSCQLTQHRKTHTGEKPYKCKDCGKAFTVSSCLSQHIKIHVGEKPYECKECGTAFTRSSQLTEHLKTHTAEDPFECKTCGKSFRNSSCLSDHFRIHTGIKPYKCKDCGKAFTQNSDLTKHARTHSGERPYECKECGKAFARSSRLSEHVRTHTGEKPFECVKCGKAFAISSNLSGHLRIHTGEKPFECLECGKAFTHSSSLNNHMRTHSTKKPYTCMECGKAFKFPTCVNLHMRIHTGEKPYECKRCGKSFSYSNSFQLHERTHTGEKPYECKECGKAFSSSSSFRNHEKRHGDEKLSG
- the ZNF266 gene encoding zinc finger protein 266 isoform X2; the protein is MVADCLTNCYQDSVTFDDLAVDFTPEEWTLLDPTQRNLYRDVMLENYKNLATVGCQLFKPSLISWLEQEESRTVQRGDFQEWKVQLKTKQSALQQDFFGEPTSSGIQMTGSHNVGDDVKQCGDVSSEHSCLNTHVRTQNSKSSFQCHQYGVDFLTLCKRTSSGEHCSVFNQCRKAFNLTPDVVYQGTCIGEKAFDCSDSGKSFINQSHLQGHLRTHNGESPHEWKECGRGFIHSTDLAVHIQTRSSEKPYKCKECGKGFRYSAYLNIHMGTHTGDIPYECKECGKAFTRSCQLTQHRKTHTGEKPYKCKDCGKAFTVSSCLSQHIKIHVGEKPYECKECGTAFTRSSQLTEHLKTHTAEDPFECKTCGKSFRNSSCLSDHFRIHTGIKPYKCKDCGKAFTQNSDLTKHARTHSGERPYECKECGKAFARSSRLSEHVRTHTGEKPFECVKCGKAFAISSNLSGHLRIHTGEKPFECLECGKAFTHSSSLNNHMRTHSTKKPYTCMECGKAFKFPTCVNLHMRIHTGEKPYECKRCGKSFSYSNSFQLHERTHTGEKPYECKECGKAFSSSSSFRNHEKRHGDEKLSG